The Bradyrhizobium sp. B097 genome contains the following window.
GCTCTATTGTTCGACCTGGTAGAGCCGCCATCGCTCCGGCACGCCTTTGAGCTGGTGCGCGCCGCGATCCTTGAAACGGATTTCGGACTCCCGCATCAGATCCTTGACTGCGCTCGAGACCAGCACCTCGCCGGCACGTGCCTTGGCGGCGACGCGCGCACCGATGTGAAACGCGAGACCGATGACCTCCGCGCCGCTCACCTTGTATTCGCCCGCGTGCAATCCCACCCTGATCTCGAGCCCCAGCGTGCGCACGGCCTTAACGATCGCGGTCGCGCAACTGATCCCGGCAGCGGGCGCGCGGAACGTCGCCAGCACACCGTCTCCCGTCGTCACGACCTCCTTGCCGCGCAAGGCCTTCAGCTCGCGGCGAACGGCGGCGTAGTAGTGATTCATCACCGTCGCCCAGCGCGAGTCACCGAGCCGCGCGGCCTTTTCGGTGGATCGGACGATGTCGACAAAGAGGATGGTGGCGAGCGCCTGCTTGAGCTCCGAGCCTCGGTCCACGGTCCGGCGCCGGTTCGCAATGTTTCCCGTCAGCGGTTCATAGCTATGGCTGCGCCGCCGCGCGACGGCCGCCTTGGAGTAATCCTGGGCGCGCTGCACCGTGCGGCAGCGAATGGTTTTTTCCTGCGGTGGAAACGTCCAGTAGACCTTTCGCCCGGCTCCGGCGCCCTGCACCTCCACGGCGCCCCATTTCAGGAAGACCGTCGAGCCAGTCCGTCGAATGCACCATGCCTTTGACGTGTA
Protein-coding sequences here:
- a CDS encoding adenylate/guanylate cyclase domain-containing protein — encoded protein: MPKFLRIGVHQSNVSGYTSKAWCIRRTGSTVFLKWGAVEVQGAGAGRKVYWTFPPQEKTIRCRTVQRAQDYSKAAVARRRSHSYEPLTGNIANRRRTVDRGSELKQALATILFVDIVRSTEKAARLGDSRWATVMNHYYAAVRRELKALRGKEVVTTGDGVLATFRAPAAGISCATAIVKAVRTLGLEIRVGLHAGEYKVSGAEVIGLAFHIGARVAAKARAGEVLVSSAVKDLMRESEIRFKDRGAHQLKGVPERWRLYQVEQ